From a region of the Helianthus annuus cultivar XRQ/B chromosome 5, HanXRQr2.0-SUNRISE, whole genome shotgun sequence genome:
- the LOC110939529 gene encoding uncharacterized protein LOC110939529, with amino-acid sequence MSNGVDKWRWNLDGSDSFKVASMKRMLSEFNRERPENVFEWCNWVPKKVGLVAWRAEKERLPTGCALADRNIPVQDRTCIMCGDYNETSEHIFVSCQVAQVIWQNVALWCSIPPVIAFDLKDILSIHEYCSNSATKKKAVYAVILITIWSIWKSRNEAVFQHKPPNTTKILDEIKAVAYLWVKNRAKMVSLTWEDWNRFKIGG; translated from the coding sequence ATGTCAAATGGTGTAGACAAATGGAGGTGGAACTTAGACGGATCTGATTCATTTAAAGTAGCAAGCATGAAGAGAATGTTAAGTGAATTCAACCGGGAGCGGCCTGAAAATGTATTTGAATGGTGTAACTGGGTTCCGAAAAAAGTTGGCTTGGTAGCGTGGAGGGCAGAAAAGGAACGGCTGCCGACTGGATGCGCTCTGGCAGATCGTAACATCCCGGTGCAAGACCGTACGTGTATTATGTGCGGGGATTATAACGAAACCAGTGAGCATATTTTTGTTTCATGTCAAGTGGCACAGGTTATATGGCAAAATGTAGCGTTATGGTGTTCGATCCCCCCGGTTATTGCTTTTGATTTAAAGGATATTCTCTCTATCCATGAGTATTGCTCGAACTCTGCTACGAAGAAAAAGGCGGTATATGCGGTAATATTAATAACAATTTGGAGCATCTGGAAGTCAAGAAATGAAGCCGTGTTTCAACATAAACCGCCGAATACAACTAAAATCTTGGACGAAATCAAAGCGGTGGCGTATCTCTGGGTGAAGAATCGAGCTAAGATGGTGTCTCTTACATGGGAAGATTGGAACAGATTTAAAATTGGTGGCTAA